The stretch of DNA AATTCATTAAAATATTGTTTGTGAATATCATTATATAGTACGAATTCCAATTCGTTTTCTTCTTCTCTAATTACAGAAATTGAAACATCACAAGGTAGTCCGTCAAGTAAAATGTCCATTAGTAATTCATAAGCATCTTGTAGGGATGAAATTTCATATTTCGGAAAAGTCGTTCCATATTCAAAAGCAACTTTTTTAATATCTTCAAGCGAAATTCCTTTGTCTAAAAGTTTTTTTACAACATAGGCAAATCTTATTTCAACATTTGAAACTGCTGTATGTAACCATCCATGAATATTACTTTGATCAATTACTTCTTCTAAGTCTTCTGAAATCAATGCAGGAAATAGACTTTCTGCTTCGTCTCTTTCTTCTTTATTTAAAAATTTTTCTTCTACTGCAAAAGTCAATTTTTGTGCAATTAAAATCTTATCATACATCCAAAAATGTATCGGTGCTAAAAACGCGCTCATTATTTTCTTCTCCTTCTCAAATCTTTGTTTATAGACAATAACAACACTGCTAAAACTATCAATCCACAACCTATAATTTTAAAAATTGTCATAGATTCATTAAGGAAGAATATACCCAAAATTACACTTGTTATCGGTTCAAATGTACACAAAATTGAAGCTGTTGTGGCTCCACAATACTTAACTCCAAGTTGCAAAAATGCATTTCCAAAAATTGAAGTTAAAAATGAAATTAAAATTGTAAGTCCCCAAGCCATTGGCGTAAGTGCAAAAGTAAGTTGTCCACTAACTTTACCAAGCACAAAAAGTCCTACGATATTAAATAAACTTATGTAGAGAGTACATTTGAACGGGTCCATATGTTTAAAACCGCTTTTATCCAAATATACTAAAAATAAACTATAAGTTATGCCTGATAACGCAGCTAAAAATATCCCTAAAGCACTTCCTCCGGTAACTTCATCGACTAACAATACAATTCCTATCATTGAAAAAATAAGTGCAGATAATTTTTTTAAAGTAATTTTTTCTTTAAAAAATAAGATGCAAATAAAATAGACAACACAAGGATAGATGAAATGTATAGTAGTTGCCATTCCAACAGAAATGTAATTATATGATGCATAAAGTGCTGTTGTGGTAATTCCTATACCTAAAAAAGAAAGTACAATAAAATGGAAAAATTCTCTTTTAGTAATCTTCATAGGAGTGTGATTTTTTCTCATTCCTGCATACAAAAACGGTAGTCCCAATAACGCTCTTAAAAATGTAAGAGTAATGGCATTGTTCCCTCCGTCATATGTAAGTTTTGCAAGAATTGGCGTAAAGCCGAAAACAAATGCAGAAATAATTGTAAAGATAATACCCTTAATAAAATTCATAACTACCTCCTAACTTTATATTTTCTTAAAAAAATATTTCAGATACAACTTCGTCGTTTCGACCCCATTTTATAATCAATTCAGTATAATTATCGTCTAAATATAAATCAAATATCTTATCTATGCTATAACTCTTTCCATCAGCATTTTTAAACTCATCAATTCCCATCCAAAAGAGTTTTCCTTCAACATTGTTTTCAATTAATTCTCCAGAAAAATCTTCTGTATAATATAAAAATCCCAATTCTCTTTTGTCATTAATTTCATCAATCCAGCTGACAGTTCCTTTTAATTTTAAATTTTCTACAGTTAATCCGGTTTCTTCAAAAACTTCTCTAACGCAAGAATCATATAAGACTTCCCCTTTTTCAACATGTCCTCCAACAAAGGTAAGTCCCTCCCAGCCATATTTTTTTACTTTATCCAAAATTAAAATTTTATCATTATCTCTATCATAAATCATACACATATTTTGTAAAATAGTTTCCATAAATCCTCCAATAAAATTATGGTAAATAATCGTCACGATACTATTATATCATTTAATACATTGAACATACAATACACAACTTTATCGAGATAGTAAAAAGTTGAAAATTATTAAACTATTAATAATATATCAAAAGTTAAGAACAGATCTACTTCTTAAAATAACATATAAGTAGCTTTTCTTTACAAAAAAATCCGACCTTAAAGTCGGATTTTTATCATATCTAAAAACCTTCTATGGTAAAATTGTTTCAACCACTTCAAATACTGTTTTGAAAAATCTTCCAATTCTTCTAACAAATCCCACCTTTGAATAGTCTTCTTTAGCTACCAAGTCAACAGTCGCAATCACTTCTTTAGAATTCTTGATTTTTATTTCTCCAACCTTATCCCCTTTTTTCAATGGCAATTTAACATCATCTACAGTTACTTCAGTTTCGTAATTTATGCCTTTCATTGAAGCTCTTTCAAGATTTTCTTTAGGAACTAATTCAATAAAACCTTGACTTGCTGATTTTGTTTCAACTTTTTTTACAAATTTTTCGGAATCTACAATTTTTCTGGTTTCTATATTTTGTTTTGCATAATTGAGCATATCTTTCATATATTGAGCTCTGTCAGCTTTAGTTTTTGCACCCATCAAAACGGAAATTACTCTAAATTCAGTTTCACCTTTTTTTATTTTCATAGTAGAAACTAAACAGTACCCGGCTTCGTCAGTATGTCCTGTCTTTAAACCGTCAACTCCTTCAACTTGTCCAACTAGAGGAATCGTGCTCTCTTTTTTGAAGTTTCTTGAAGGTTGTTCTAAAACTGTAGTCTTTGCATATTCTAAAACTTCAGGATATTTTTCAATTATTGCCTTTGAAAGAGTAAATATATCTCTTGTTGACATTTTATTATCCTGACCGTTTTTAGTAAGTCCTGAGGCATTTGTAAAAGTTGCATTTTGAAGTCCAAGCTCCTTTGCTTTTTCATTCATCATCGTTACAAATTTACTTTCACTTTCAGCAACAACCTCTGCAAGTGCAACTGCCGAATCATTTCCGGAAACGACCATAAGTCCATCAAGCAAATCTTTAATGCTAATTTGTTCTCCTGCCTTCAAATTTAAACTTGAACCTTCTTCTCTGCTTGCATTTATAGATATTTTAACTTTATCTTCCATTTTAAGCTTACCTTCAGCTATTTTTTCTTTAACTAAATAATAAGTCATAAGTTTTGAAATACTTGCTATTGATAAAGGTTCATCTATATTTTCTGCAACAAATAAAGCTCCTGATTTTGCATCTCCGATTAAAGATGCAGTAGTTTTCTTTTCAATTCCAAATATTGCATAAGACTTTGCAGTTCCGACAAAACAAATCGAAAAAATTAATGCTAAACTAAGTAATGCTCTTTTAAATTTCATAACACTCCCCTATTTTCTTATCTCATCCAAACCCATATATTTTCTTAAAACATACGGAATTTCTATACTTCCATCTTCTCTTTGATAGTTTTCCAAAACTGCTGCAAAAGTCCTTCCAACAGCTAATCCTGAACCGTTCAATGTATGAACAAATTTAACTTTGCCGTCTGTATCTCTATATCTAATATTTGCACGTCTAGCTTGAAAATCTTCAAAGTTTGAGCAAGAAGAAATTTCTACATATCTTCCATAACTTGGCATCCAAACTTCTATATCATAAGTCTTTGCACTTGAAAAGCCAATATCTCCGGTACATAAACAAACTACCCTGTATGGAATTTCCAAAAGTTTTAAAATTTCCTCAGCATCATTTGTAAGTTTTTCCAATTCATCATAACTGTTTTCAGGATTTACAAATTTAACCATTTCAACTTTATCAAATTGATGATTTCTGATTAAACCTCTTGTATCTCTACCTGCGGAGCCCGCTTCTTGTCTAAAACAATAAGTAAAAGCTGTATAGTAAGTTGGAAGTTTTTCAAATTCTAAAATTTCATTTGCTAAAAGATTAGTAACAGGAACTTCAGCAGTTGGTGCTAAAAATAAATCCTTTGAAGGAACATAAAACATATCATCTTCAAACTTAGGTAGTTGTCCTGTTCCATACATTGAATTTCTGTTAATCAAAACAGGAACTCCAACTTCTTCATAGCCTTGTCCACTATGTAAATCAAGCATAAAGTTTATTAATGCTCTTTCAAGTTTTGCACCTAATCCCTTAAAAACTGAAAATCTTGAACCGGATATTTTAACCGCTCTTTCAAAATCTAAAATATCTAAATCTACACCTAAATCCCAATGAGCTTTAACTTCAAAATCAAATTTTTTAGGTTCTAAAAATTTTCTGATTTCAACATTATCTTCATCACTTTTTCCAATTGGAATATCTTTATTTGGTGTATTTGGAATACTTAGAAGTTCTTTTCTGATTTCTTCGTCCAAGTCTTTAACTTTAACGTCAAGTTCTTTAATTTCATCTGAAAGTGCTTTCATTTCCTTAAAAAGCTCTGACACATCTATTCCATCTTTTTTTAATTTTGGAACTTGTTTTGAAACTTCATTTTGTCTCGCTTTTTTATTTTCAACTTCAAAAATTATTTCTCTTCTCTTTTCATCAAGCTCCAGAACTTTATCAATATTATAATTTCCAAATCTTGAATTTAAACTTTCGATAACTTCTTCTTTGTTAGTTCTAATTCTCTTTATATCTAGCATAATTAAACCTCTTTCTTTTCAAACTCTTCTGCCGGATTTTTTAAGGAATATCCTTTTTTTGTCAGTCTCGCTTCTATATATTCCTTTAATGTTGTATATATGACAACAAAAACCGGTACGGAAAGTAAAAATCCTATAATTCCAAATAAACTACCTCCCAGTACAAGTGCAAAAATAACCCAAAATGAACTTATTCCTAAACTCTTTCCTGAAACTCTAGGAGATATTACATTTGCATCTATCATCGAAACAATCACTACGATTATCATAAACCATAAAACTGTATTAAAAGTTGAAGTGAAAAGCAATACTATTGCTATCGGTATAGCTCCAAGATAACAGCCAAACCATGGTATTAAGTTTGTAAAACCGAGTATAAATGCAAACAAAAGTGCATAATCAATCTTCATAAATAACAAAATTATATAAAAAGTTATTCCGACAATTATTGCCCCAATTCCTTTAGCTAAAAGATATGATTTTAAAGTATAGTCAAATCTTTTTACAATTTTAAAAGTAATTCTATTTGCTTTTTCAGGAAAAACAGCTATCATAAATTTTTTTAAAATTCTTGAAAAATTTTCTTTATCATACAACAAATATCCTGATATTATTATAGCTAAAATTATATTTAAAAACAAGGATACTACTCTAGTTGCAAAGGTAGCAACCCAAGGAATCATATCTGTTAAGAATGTTGTTGAAAAAGTTGCAAATTCAGTTAATTTACCATTGATAAAAGATCTAATTTCAGAGCTTAACTCAACGTTTTGCAACATATATTTTGCTTTTTCCACTCCCATATCTATAAATATCGGAGTCCTATCTACAAACATCTTTATATTTGAATAAAATTGTGGAATAATATATTTTAAAAGTAAAATTATAAATGTAAAAAATATAAAATAAGTTATAATTATTGCCGACATTCTAATATATTTATATTTTACCTTTTTAAAAAACTCAAATCTTAAAAAACAATTTTCAAAAAATTTTACAAAAAAGTTTAAAATATAAGCTATTGACCCGCCTACTATAAAGGGCATCAAAACATATCTTATATTCGCAGTATATGAAATTATGGATTTCATATTGGAAAATATAAAATAACAAAGTATTGAAATAGTAAATATCAAGACACCCGTTATAACATTTACTGTATTCTTTTGTTCCCAATTAAATTTCATAACTACCTCCTATAATTTTATATTTTTACCAATTTTTTCTCTCAAGTCAAAAGGTGGAAAAACAAAAAACTTAAAATTTCCTCTTATTCTACTCGCAACTCTTGAGTCATAACATTCAGCTAAATCATATTCTGAAAGATTTGAAGTTATAATTGTATTTAAACCTCTTTCAATCCTATAATCCAAAAGCGAGCTTAAAAAGCTATTATTGTTCTTACTCAAAATTTCGTTCCCAAGATCATCAATAACCAGAAAATCGACATTTCTTATAAAATCAATTCTATCCTGTAATTCTTTTTTATCTCTATAAAAACTGTAACTATAGTTTGACATAAGTTCAAAAAATTCTGTTGCAGTTATAAAACAAGCACGCTTTCCCCTATCTAACATATAATTTACCATTGCTGATGCAAAATAAGTTTTTCCGGCTCCACTCTTTCCATAAAAGAATATTCCATAATCCTTAATTTTAAAGTTATCACAATATTCTTTTGAAAAAGATATAAGTTTTTCTATATATTCTCTGGAATTTACAAGTCTATTTGCATGTTCGAAGTTTCCGTCAAAAAGAGAAAATTCAAAATTAGCAAAATTTTGTTCTCTTTTCTTATTTGAAAAGCCACTTTCCAAAACTCTATCCTCAACTAAATCGCTCATTATACAACTACAAACAGAATTATTAAAGTATCCTGTATCTTTGCATTTTTCACAGACATAAATTTTATTCAAATAGTCTTTCGAAAAGCCATTTTTTACAAGTAACTCATCAATACTTTTTTCTAATTTTTTAAATTCTTTTCTGTCTTCTGAACAATCAAAGTTTAAAAGTGTGGACTTCATAATTTTTGTGGCTAAATTATTTCTCTTCGATATTAAATTTTCAATATTTTCAATGGAGGAATAAATTTTATTTTTTCTTTCCTCTTTGATTTTTTCCCTTAATAACGGTCTCTTATTAAGGCTTTTTAAAACTAATTCATCTAAATTCATAATCAATACCTATCGAGTAATTCTGATGTTGCCGAATTATTGTCGTTTTTAATTTTTTCTATTTTTTCTTCTTCTGTTAAAATATGTTCTTTTTCAATATATTTTTTAGTCTTTTTACTATATCTTTTAATTTTATTTTTATCTTTATTTTCAAGAAAATATTTCAAATCTTCAACATTGGAAATATTATTATCTCTTTTCCAAGCTCTTAAAATCCCGATAACATACTGTACGGACATACTTTTTCCTGTGTCTTTTGCATATTCATAAGCCTTATAAACTAATGCCATTTCATGTCCCGTTTCTTCAATATGTGAAATAATTTCATTTATTTCATGAGGCTTTAAACTTAAACCTGTAATTTTTTCAATTTTTTTGAAGTATTCTTTATTGTCAATCATCGGTTTTTCTTTTTCTTCTTCTGTATTATCGTCGTAAACTCCTCCTGCATAGAGTGCAAAATTATTTACAAATTCAATCTTATTAACATTCCCTTTATCATCCAGAGTATAATCTAAAAGTTGATTATTTTTCCAATATTTTAGTGCATTCATAACCTGAACTTCAGAAAATTTAAGCTCTTCTGCTATGAATTTTATCGACAATTCACTTTTATAAGATCCAAAAAGTCTTTTATATAAAAATAAATATACTTTTAAGGAAATTTCATCAACTATCGATAAGTAGTTATCCAAAAACATATTTTCAATAGGAGTTACTCCGGGTTGAATTATTGACTTTTTAAAACTTATTTCCACTCCTATCCCACCTTTCTAAAAATTTTAATCTATCTAATTTCATCGTGAAAATTTTGGAATAAATTATATCGTTTTTTTCTTCAAAATATTCCTTCGCTTCTTCATACCTCTTTAATTTTTGCATTTTTTGAACTTCAAAATCTCCAAGAAATTCGCTTATTTTTTCAAAGCCGATTTTTTCATATAGATGTATCGCTCTTTGATTAAAAGCATTTACATTTAGCCAAATTGAATACTTGTC from Parvimonas micra encodes:
- a CDS encoding DMT family transporter; translation: MNFIKGIIFTIISAFVFGFTPILAKLTYDGGNNAITLTFLRALLGLPFLYAGMRKNHTPMKITKREFFHFIVLSFLGIGITTTALYASYNYISVGMATTIHFIYPCVVYFICILFFKEKITLKKLSALIFSMIGIVLLVDEVTGGSALGIFLAALSGITYSLFLVYLDKSGFKHMDPFKCTLYISLFNIVGLFVLGKVSGQLTFALTPMAWGLTILISFLTSIFGNAFLQLGVKYCGATTASILCTFEPITSVILGIFFLNESMTIFKIIGCGLIVLAVLLLSINKDLRRRRK
- a CDS encoding 8-oxo-dGTP diphosphatase: METILQNMCMIYDRDNDKILILDKVKKYGWEGLTFVGGHVEKGEVLYDSCVREVFEETGLTVENLKLKGTVSWIDEINDKRELGFLYYTEDFSGELIENNVEGKLFWMGIDEFKNADGKSYSIDKIFDLYLDDNYTELIIKWGRNDEVVSEIFF
- a CDS encoding D-alanyl-D-alanine carboxypeptidase family protein; the protein is MKFKRALLSLALIFSICFVGTAKSYAIFGIEKKTTASLIGDAKSGALFVAENIDEPLSIASISKLMTYYLVKEKIAEGKLKMEDKVKISINASREEGSSLNLKAGEQISIKDLLDGLMVVSGNDSAVALAEVVAESESKFVTMMNEKAKELGLQNATFTNASGLTKNGQDNKMSTRDIFTLSKAIIEKYPEVLEYAKTTVLEQPSRNFKKESTIPLVGQVEGVDGLKTGHTDEAGYCLVSTMKIKKGETEFRVISVLMGAKTKADRAQYMKDMLNYAKQNIETRKIVDSEKFVKKVETKSASQGFIELVPKENLERASMKGINYETEVTVDDVKLPLKKGDKVGEIKIKNSKEVIATVDLVAKEDYSKVGFVRRIGRFFKTVFEVVETILP
- the serS gene encoding serine--tRNA ligase; this translates as MLDIKRIRTNKEEVIESLNSRFGNYNIDKVLELDEKRREIIFEVENKKARQNEVSKQVPKLKKDGIDVSELFKEMKALSDEIKELDVKVKDLDEEIRKELLSIPNTPNKDIPIGKSDEDNVEIRKFLEPKKFDFEVKAHWDLGVDLDILDFERAVKISGSRFSVFKGLGAKLERALINFMLDLHSGQGYEEVGVPVLINRNSMYGTGQLPKFEDDMFYVPSKDLFLAPTAEVPVTNLLANEILEFEKLPTYYTAFTYCFRQEAGSAGRDTRGLIRNHQFDKVEMVKFVNPENSYDELEKLTNDAEEILKLLEIPYRVVCLCTGDIGFSSAKTYDIEVWMPSYGRYVEISSCSNFEDFQARRANIRYRDTDGKVKFVHTLNGSGLAVGRTFAAVLENYQREDGSIEIPYVLRKYMGLDEIRK
- a CDS encoding AI-2E family transporter is translated as MKFNWEQKNTVNVITGVLIFTISILCYFIFSNMKSIISYTANIRYVLMPFIVGGSIAYILNFFVKFFENCFLRFEFFKKVKYKYIRMSAIIITYFIFFTFIILLLKYIIPQFYSNIKMFVDRTPIFIDMGVEKAKYMLQNVELSSEIRSFINGKLTEFATFSTTFLTDMIPWVATFATRVVSLFLNIILAIIISGYLLYDKENFSRILKKFMIAVFPEKANRITFKIVKRFDYTLKSYLLAKGIGAIIVGITFYIILLFMKIDYALLFAFILGFTNLIPWFGCYLGAIPIAIVLLFTSTFNTVLWFMIIVVIVSMIDANVISPRVSGKSLGISSFWVIFALVLGGSLFGIIGFLLSVPVFVVIYTTLKEYIEARLTKKGYSLKNPAEEFEKKEV
- a CDS encoding ATP-binding protein, which gives rise to MNLDELVLKSLNKRPLLREKIKEERKNKIYSSIENIENLISKRNNLATKIMKSTLLNFDCSEDRKEFKKLEKSIDELLVKNGFSKDYLNKIYVCEKCKDTGYFNNSVCSCIMSDLVEDRVLESGFSNKKREQNFANFEFSLFDGNFEHANRLVNSREYIEKLISFSKEYCDNFKIKDYGIFFYGKSGAGKTYFASAMVNYMLDRGKRACFITATEFFELMSNYSYSFYRDKKELQDRIDFIRNVDFLVIDDLGNEILSKNNNSFLSSLLDYRIERGLNTIITSNLSEYDLAECYDSRVASRIRGNFKFFVFPPFDLREKIGKNIKL
- a CDS encoding DnaD domain-containing protein, whose protein sequence is MEISFKKSIIQPGVTPIENMFLDNYLSIVDEISLKVYLFLYKRLFGSYKSELSIKFIAEELKFSEVQVMNALKYWKNNQLLDYTLDDKGNVNKIEFVNNFALYAGGVYDDNTEEEKEKPMIDNKEYFKKIEKITGLSLKPHEINEIISHIEETGHEMALVYKAYEYAKDTGKSMSVQYVIGILRAWKRDNNISNVEDLKYFLENKDKNKIKRYSKKTKKYIEKEHILTEEEKIEKIKNDNNSATSELLDRY